AATCTCCCAAGAATAAAGATTGTAAAATTCAAATGCCTCTGCAAGTGAGTCGAACTCTCTTCCAATCTCAGGGGCGACCACTTGTCCAGACTTCCTTTGAACAAAGTCACGCATTGCTTTTTCGAGCGCACAGACCCTTCCCTGTTTAGGCTGACGCTGATCTGGTATTTTCCCACGACGTATCCTGCAAAAAAATTGAATGTAAACTTCTCAGGGAAAGCCTCAGTTCTGTGAATAAGCTCTGCATTTTCAAAATCTGTCAGACCACATGATTATTCAGATATAAAACTAACCAGACAGCACCTACAGCAGTATTAAGTTACTGGGGTTCAGCTCTAATTCATTAGATATGGTTACTGGATTATACGAGATATTCTGATAAGCTTATACTAAAAGTTCAGTGTAGAATTCAGTTAACGAGATAGAAGCGGGACCTAAATTCAGTCAAAATATATATGTCGCCTACAAGTACAGAACAGAAATTGGGATGAATCGGTACTCTTAAATATATTAAAGATTAACACTTATCAGGAATTTTTCTTTGTAAAAATAGCAGGAATTTAGTTGTCTTTTACACACAGTACAAGATATCAATTTCAGTCCAGTATGCAAGTATGCAACTCCTTCAAATCCGAACCAAGAAAGCAATCTGAGCTATGACATTCGGGCAAACATATAGAGCTTTTTAAGGAGCATGTGGTTACCTTCTCTTCCATGGACATTGGTGAGGACCAGATTGGTCTGATTGAACCTGGTTTGGCGTGGTGGTTTGTTGTTCCAGCTCTGCTGTTGGAGGTGATGCAATCTCTGACAGCGGCGACTCCAATGAATCGTCTACTGACCAAGTGTATCCATCGAACTCTCGCGGCGGCGACTGGAGCTGGAGTTCGTCGTTCTCAAAGTTCACCTCGGCCGTCGGCATCAGCAATAGGGGAAGTCGGATCTGTTCTGGTGGGAGGTGACTGAAATTGATGCTTGGTGTGGATCCCGCCCCCGCAATGGTTTTCGTCCTCTGTCGAATCTGTCACaccctcatcctcttcttcttcttgctgggTCCAACTGAGCTTTGGATCTTGGGAAGGGATGGAGGAGAAGCTGCCGCCAAGTTTGGCTTTCCTGCCACCAAGTCTACAATCTCAAGGTTTAAAATATACTTCACTCCATGAAAATGggacaatttttctttattgttgGGCCAAATTTTTTTTAGCTTGCAAGTCAACCTATTTTTGAACGACAATTTACAGATCCGTCGCCAATATTcgtaggaatatattttatttttttgaaacctaaaaaaaatcattttgattttttttttgaaatagggCTACATGTAGCCTGGCCTACACAACTTTGCTTCCAAACAAACAAATATATTGGCCCGGTTCGTTAGAGCAAAAATACTAGTAGAGCCAATTCCTGGCTGTGTTACTGTCACGTCATTTATACCTGATCTAagagaaactactccctccgttccgatttactcgtcatgattttagttcaaatttgcactaaaaccacaacgagtaaatcggaatggagggagtatatagcagAGTCGCCATCGCCATCAGTCATATGGAGCGCGCTCTCCATATGGAGGCCGCGGTGACTGTGCGCAAACACAAACTCTCCATATCTCGGTCCTCATAATTATTTTTTCAGTTTTCTCATATTCAAACACTTTGATTCCTTCCAAAATTAAACGTTTGGCACTTCAAGCAATGGACATAGCTTTTGACAAGTTGCATGAATAAAAACATAACCAACGGCATGCCCAAATCTCATGCCGTTGTTGTGTGCACCGTCCCCTCCCCCGACGTTTGCACCGTTCCGTCTTCTAGCGTGTGCATTGTGCTCTTCTTCGAGGTTCCTTGAACGACGATGATATCACGTGTCTTCGTCCAAAATTGTTGAGCCACTGGATGCATTGTGCTCGTATATATCCATCACAATGAACTGATTCTGGTTGTTCAGGTGGTCGCTCCTCGACTCTGGATTTGGCGCGAACACACACACCTCGAGCCGCCGCTCCTCGACTTTGAATTTGGAGCGAACACACACGCCTCAAGACGCCAAAGGTGCGGACACTCCTGGCCCCCTGGAACTCCATTCTCCGCGAGCTTCCGGCAATGGATTCATGCAGAGAGCCAGCCGAAGCGTGGGTATCCTCCCGAGACCGGCGGAGAGCCAGCCGGAGCTTGGGCATCCTCCCGGGACCGACAGAGAACCGGGATAAAAAAATCCAGCCGAAGCTCCATATATGTGTCATGGAAGATCTTCTCTTTGGTACGTTATAATCCACAATCCAGTCATCATCGTATGTATACAGTCAGTCTAACCGCCGGGCCGGGATAAAATTCTTATCCCTGCGCCCATTTAGCCACCAAATGAAACAACTTTGTGTTCGAATTCGAATCACCATCTTGCAACCATCGAACCCAATCATTTTAGTAGCCGGAAACAAACAGGAACAGCCACGAAAAAGTAATGCACTCGAGACCATCGTCAGGCTAGAATCATTCAGTAGTTCAAGCCATACAAGGTCTGCACCACGCGCTGTTACCTCCTACTCCCATCTGGTCCAGGTTAAAAATCCCGCTACACCGAGACTGAGAGCGCGACGACTCTACATTCATGCAACCAGCACAAAACTGCATTAGCCGAGTCTCCAGCATCATCGAAGAAATTGCTTCTCTAACAAACTGCAAAAGTAACAAACATATTTGACATGTCAGCATTTTTACGGATAGATCAGAATTGTATACAAGAGCATTTTATTTAGTATGCTATAAGTACAAAACTGCTGATTGATGAGCCTAAGGGGGCTGATGTTTATATTGGTTATGGAGGGCCTGCACCATATGTTCAAGTACGCTGATTCGCATGGGATGTTCACTCCGCTGGCCAGAAGGGCCTAAAGCACCGCCTGTCATTCTTCGCCGCCGACGTCAAGCCAAACACAGTGGACGTGGCACTCTACTCGGCCATCCTACAGGACTTCGGTGAGGCCTCGGGCCTCAAGATAAACCCCCCAAAATGCACTGCCACACCTATTCGGTGCTCTGTGGAGCAGGCTGATCAACTGAAGTTAGGGCTCGGTTGCCCATTGGGATCGTTCCCCTGCCAGTACCTCGGCCTGCCGCTAACAATCAGAAAACCAACGGCGATGCAATTCCAGATGGCCAGAAGGTTGCCAACGCGGAGCGGTGGAGGGCAGCATACATGGACAAATCTGGAAGACTCATGCTTGTGCAATCTGTTCTTTGCGCAATGTCGATTCATATGATGATGGCACTAGATGTGCCACCTGAGGTCTTGACGAGCATGAACAAGATATATCGGGGCTTCTTTGGGGCAGGGAGCTCGGACACCCACGGAGGGAAGTGTGACGTGGCTTGGCGCACCGTCTGCGCGCCGAAGTGGACTGGAGGACTAGGCCTGCCGGATCTTAAGTGGATGAATGCCGCCTTGAGGGCTCGATGGCTGTGGGTGCAGAGGGTAGACCAGGAGAGACCGTGGGCGGAGTTCGAGATCAATGTCTCAGCTGAATTGCTTGCTGTTTACCGCACGGCCGTATTCATCGAGTGGGCAATGGTGCAGGCTCGTTCTTCTAGGAAGACCGTTGGCTACAGGGAAGACGCATTCAGGAGATTGCTCCTCGGCTCTACAATCGTGTCCCTCCCAGGATCCGGAAAAGCAGGACAACTGGGGACGCTCTGGCTGGGGCTTGGCCTTTGGATGCCAGACCGCGGCTGAGATCTACGAGTACCTAAACCTATGGGAGTTGGTTATCGAGGTGGAGCTAAATCCGGGCGTGGTGGACA
Above is a window of Triticum dicoccoides isolate Atlit2015 ecotype Zavitan chromosome 5B, WEW_v2.0, whole genome shotgun sequence DNA encoding:
- the LOC119306686 gene encoding uncharacterized protein LOC119306686 is translated as MPTAEVNFENDELQLQSPPREFDGYTWSVDDSLESPLSEIASPPTAELEQQTTTPNQVQSDQSGPHQCPWKRRIRRGKIPDQRQPKQGRVCALEKAMRDFVQRKSGQVVAPEIGREFDSLAEAFEFYNLYSWEIGFGIRYGQSRTNAQI